One stretch of Euphorbia lathyris chromosome 7, ddEupLath1.1, whole genome shotgun sequence DNA includes these proteins:
- the LOC136235776 gene encoding uncharacterized ATP-dependent helicase C29A10.10c-like isoform X2: MGSRGRLLFDLNEPPAEDGEETDVICLQPQKALPSVNPNTSNLFPASVAPEGIKNNKAFSHASSMSGFQPFVRPKVASGPEAGSEQKIAGDHQKPKLASPAKSINGDNAKTAASLVSGLADPGAEEREEGEWSDIEGSADAPAGSSFLELRKASQVCQRSESMECTASGMATENISGITKITDNIKVESGGRISQDLDPRLNDQKSNSSRNSNSNANGDASMDSQEENASVPKTREVKGVEANHALKSANNLGKRRIDHHKEAMLGKKRNRQTMLINIDEVKQAGPIKSSTPRRPPTMLRTVKEVRTVTPSSEHGEKHTNPVIKDQKQVDWSLNEGGMSSESYQPKNECNGDISSGQLSRPRRLNSDADLTTEGHLPPIPRQSSWKQPTDLRAPKNSQFSGRKPALIGQNSIDSKLGNKKHPPAKKPAATSTQYQDTSVERLIREVTNEKFWHHPDSDLQCVPGRFESVEEYVRVFEPLLFEECRAQLYSTWEELAETNAHVMVRIKSVERRERGWYDVIVLPINEYKWTFKEGDVAVLSTPRPGTVRPKRTNTSTNEDDDDADTGERVAGTVRRHTPLDTRDPPGAILHFFVGDSYDPYSKADEDHILRKLQPRSTWFLTVLGSLATTQREYVALHAFCRLNSQMQTAILKPSPDHFPKYEQQTPSMPECFTQNFVDHLHRTFNGPQLAAIHWAAMHTAAGTSSGTTKRQDPWPFTLVQGPPGTGKTHTVWGMLNVIHLVQYQQYYTSLLKKLAPQSYKQANESNSDNIALGSIDEVLHNMDQNLFRSLSKLCPKPRMLVCAPSNAATDELLARCLDRGFIDGEMKVYRPDVARVGVDSQSRAAQAVSVERRTEQLLIKSREEVSKWMQDLRGQEAYFSAHIADLQSRLSMAAVDGRSQGSVGVDPDVLIAREQNRDLLLQNLAAAVESRDKVLVEISRLLILEARFRAGSNFNMEEARASLEASFANEAEIVFTTVSSSGRKLFSRLTHGFDMVVIDEAAQASEVGVLPPLALGAPRCVLVGDPQQLPATVISKAAGTLMYSRSLFERFQQAGCPTMLLSVQYRMHPQIRDFPSRYFYQGRLTDSESVVGLPDELYYKDPLLRPYLFYDVTYGRESHRGGSVSYQNIHEAHLCLQLYEHLQKTLKSLGQGRVTVGIITPYKLQLKCLQHEFAPILKSEEGKDIYINTVDAFQGQERDVIIMSCVRASNHGVGFVADIRRMNVALTRARRALWVIGNANSLVQSDDWAALVTDAKARNCYMDMDSLPKEFLAPKGMHGKGSFNTRVSRLGGPRHRPMDMHLESRSGTPSEEDDNTGGPVISRNGGYRPYKAPMDNLDEFDQPGDKFRDAWQYGIQKKQSSSSIVGKRDL, from the exons ATGGGTTCTCGAGGAAGGCTATTATTTGATCTTAATGAACCCCCTGCTGAGGATGGTGAGGAGACCGATGTCATTTGCTTGCAACCACAGAAGGCACTACCCTCAGTAAATCCAAACACTTCTAATTTGTTTCCAGCATCAGTAGCTCCTGAAggtataaaaaataacaaagcTTTCTCACATGCATCTTCTATGTCGGGTTTTCAGCCTTTTGTCCGGCCCAAAGTCGCTTCTGGCCCTGAAGCAGGTTCTGAGCAGAAGATAGCAGGGGATCATCAGAAACCCAAGCTTGCATCACCAGCAAAATCAATTAATGGTGATAATGCAAAAACAGCAGCATCATTGGTTTCAGGTTTAGCAGATCCGGGAGCTGAAGAAAGAGAAGAGGGGGAGTGGTCTGACATAGAGGGTTCTGCTGATGCACCTGCAGGCAGCAGTTTTCTTGAGCTGAGGAAAGCTTCACAAGTGTGTCAAAGGTCTGAGTCAATGGAATGTACTGCCTCTGGTATGGCTACGGAGAATATTTCTGGCATCACCAAGATTACTGATAATATCAAGGTTGAAAGCGGAGGCCGTATTTCACAGGATTTAGATCCGAGATTGAATGATCAGAAAAGTAATAGTAGCAGAAATTCAAATTCCAATGCTAACGGTGATGCATCCATGGACAGTCAGGAAGAAAATGCATCAGTGCCAAAAACAAGGGAAGTTAAAGGTGTTGAAGCAAATCATGCACTTAAGAGTGCCAATAATCTGGGGAAGAGAAGGATAGACCACCACAAAGAAGCAATGCTAGGGAAGAAGCGTAATAGACAGACTATGTTAATTAATATTGATGAAGTCAAGCAAGCTGGTCCAATCAAATCTTCAACACCTAGAAGACCACCAACTATGCTTCGTACTGTGAAGGAGGTTCGCACGGTCACTCCATCATCAGAACATGGTGAAAAGCACACTAATCCAGTGATTAAGGATCAGAAGCAAGTTGACTGGTCGTTGAATGAGGGAGGCATGTCATCAGAGTCCTATCAACCAAAAAATGAATGTAATGGTGATATCAGTTCTGGACAACTATCAAGGCCTAGGAGGCTGAACAGTGATGCTGATTTAACAACAGAAGGACACCTACCACCCATTCCAAGACAGAGTTCTTGGAAGCAGCCTACTGATTTAAGGGCGCCAAAAAACTCACAATTTTCTGGAAGGAAACCAGCTTTGATTGGTCAAAATTCCATAGACTCGAAGCTGGGAAACAAGAAACATCCTCCTGCCAAGAAGCCAGCTGCTACAAGTACCCAATATCAAGACACATCAGTTGAACGTCTCATAAGGGAGGTGACTAATGAGAAATTCTGGCATCATCCAG ACTCTGATCTCCAGTGTGTTCCTGGAAGGTTTGAATCTGTTGAAGAGTATGTCAGGGTTTTTGAGCCTTTACTTTTTGAAGAATGTCGAGCACAGTTATACAGCACCTGGGAAGAGTTGGCTGAAACAAATGCTCATGTAATGGTTCGTATAAAGAGCGTTGAAAGACGAGAAAGAG GATGGTATGATGTGATAGTTCTTCCAATAAATGAGTACAAATGGACATTCAAGGAGGGTGATGTTGCAGTTCTTTCAACACCTAGGCCAGGAACAG TCAGACCCAAGAGGACCAACACCTCCACaaatgaagatgatgatgatgccgACACCGGTGAACGCGTGGCTGGTACTGTTAGAAGACATACCCCCTTGGATACTCGTGATCCTCCTGGTGCAATCCTTCATTTTTTTGTTGGGGACTCCTATGATCCTTACAG CAAGGCTGATGAAGATCATATTCTAAGAAAACTCCAGCCCAGAAGCACCTGGTTTCTAACTGTGCTCGGTTCTCTAGCAACTACTCAGCGGGAATATGTTGCCTTGCATGCATTTTGTCGTCTCAATTCACAG ATGCAAACCGCAATATTAAAGCCCAGTCCTGATCATTTCCCCAAATATGAGCAACAGACTCCTTCAATGCCTGAGTGCTTCACCCAGAATTTTGTTGACCATTTGCATAGGACCTTCAATGGACCTCAGTTGGCAGCAATTCATTGGGCTGCAATGCATACTGCTGCTGGTACTAGTAGTGGAACGACAAAGCGGCAAGATCCATGGCCCTTTACCCTTGTTCAAGGGCCACCTGGAACAGGTAAGACCCATACTGTTTGGGGGATGCTTAATGTAATCCATTTGGTCCAATATCAGCAGTACTATACTTCTTTGCTTAAGAAACTTgccccccagagctataagcaAGCCAACGAAAGCAATTCTGACAACATTGCGTTGGGTTCAATTGATGAAGTTCTTCATAACATGGACCAAAATCTGTTTCGATCTCTATCAAAACTCTGTCCAAAGCCCAGAATGTTGGTTTGTGCTCCTTCCAATGCTGCAACTGATGAGCTTCTTGCACGTTGTCTTGATCGGGGGTTCATTGATGGTGAGATGAAAGTTTATCGGCCAGATGTGGCTAGGGTGGGGGTTGATTCACAATCACGTGCTGCCCAGGCAGTTTCTGTTGAGAGGAGAACTGAACAGCTGTTAATCAAGAGTCGAGAGGAAGTGTCAAAATGGATGCAAGATTTAAGAGGTCAAGAAGCTTATTTTTCTGCTCACATAGCTGATCTGCAAAGCAGACTTAGCATGGCAGCTGTGGATGGTCGTTCTCAAGGATCTGTTGGTGTTGATCCTGATGTTCTTATTGCCCGGGAGCAAAATCGAGATTTGTTATTGCAAAATCTTGCTGCAGCTGTTGAAAGCAGGGATAAAGTTCTAGTTGAGATTTCTCGCCTCCTGATTTTAGAAGCCAGGTTTCGTGCTGGTAGTAATTTCAACATGGAGGAAGCTCGTGCTAGTCTGGAGGCAAGTTTTGCCAATGAGGCAGAGATTGTTTTCACCACTGTGTCAAGCAGCGGTCGTAAGTTGTTCTCTCGGCTTACACATGGTTTTGATATGGTGGTTATTGATGAAGCCGCTCAAGCCAGTGAAGTAGGTGTTCTTCCTCCTTTAGCTCTCGGTGCTCCACGCTGTGTTCTTGTGGGGGATCCTCAACAGCTTCCTGCAACTGTTATCAGCAAGGCAGCAGGAACCTTAATGTATAGTAGAAGCCTTTTTGAAAGGTTTCAACAAGCGGGATGCCCAACAATGTTGTTATCGGTGCAGTATAGGATGCATCCCCAAATCCGAGATTTCCCTTCGCGGTACTTCTACCAAGGCCGTCTTACTGACAGTGAAAGTGTTGTTGGCTTACCTGATGAATTGTACTACAAGGATCCGTTACTCAGACCATATTTATTTTATGATGTTACTTATGGGCGGGAATCCCACAGGGGTGGATCAGTATCGTATCAGAACATACACGAAGCACACTTATGTCTTCAGCTGTACGAGCATCTTCAGAAAACCCTGAAATCCTTGGGTCAGGGGAGAGTCACTGTTGGCATAATCACACCATACAAACTACAACTGAAATGCCTTCAACATGAATTTGCACCAATTTTAAAGTCAGAAGAAGGGAAAGACATCTATATCAATACTGTTGATGCTTTTCAGGGGCAAGAGCGAGATGTCATTATTATGTCTTGTGTGCGTGCCTCAAATCACGGTGTCGGCTTTGTTGCTGATATCCGCAGGATGAATGTTGCTCTCACACGTGCAAGAAGGGCGCTATGG GTTATAGGGAACGCAAATTCTCTGGTGCAATCTGATGACTGGGCCGCATTGGTTACTGATGCTAAAGCTAGGAACTGCTATATGGACATGGACTCTCTCCCAAAAGAGTTTTTGGCCCCGAAAGGAATGCACGGCAAAGGTTCCTTCAATACAAGGGTTTCAAGGTTAGGCGGACCGAGACACAGACCAATGGATATGCACTTGGAGTCCAGATCAGGAACCCCATCAGAAGAAGATGACAACACAGGTGGACCTGTTATCTCTAGGAATGGGGGTTATAGACCCTATAAAGCACCAATGGATAATTTAGATGAGTTTGATCAACCGGGTGATAAATTTAGAGATGCCTGGCAATACGGCATACAGAAGAAGCAGAGTTCTTCCAGCATTGTGGGAAAGAGAGACTTGTAG
- the LOC136235776 gene encoding helicase sen1-like isoform X4, with translation MGSRGRLLFDLNEPPAEDGEETDVICLQPQKPFVRPKVASGPEAGSEQKIAGDHQKPKLASPAKSINGDNAKTAASLVSGLADPGAEEREEGEWSDIEGSADAPAGSSFLELRKASQVCQRSESMECTASGMATENISGITKITDNIKVESGGRISQDLDPRLNDQKSNSSRNSNSNANGDASMDSQEENASVPKTREVKGVEANHALKSANNLGKRRIDHHKEAMLGKKRNRQTMLINIDEVKQAGPIKSSTPRRPPTMLRTVKEVRTVTPSSEHGEKHTNPVIKDQKQVDWSLNEGGMSSESYQPKNECNGDISSGQLSRPRRLNSDADLTTEGHLPPIPRQSSWKQPTDLRAPKNSQFSGRKPALIGQNSIDSKLGNKKHPPAKKPAATSTQYQDTSVERLIREVTNEKFWHHPEDSDLQCVPGRFESVEEYVRVFEPLLFEECRAQLYSTWEELAETNAHVMVRIKSVERRERGWYDVIVLPINEYKWTFKEGDVAVLSTPRPGTVRPKRTNTSTNEDDDDADTGERVAGTVRRHTPLDTRDPPGAILHFFVGDSYDPYSKADEDHILRKLQPRSTWFLTVLGSLATTQREYVALHAFCRLNSQMQTAILKPSPDHFPKYEQQTPSMPECFTQNFVDHLHRTFNGPQLAAIHWAAMHTAAGTSSGTTKRQDPWPFTLVQGPPGTGKTHTVWGMLNVIHLVQYQQYYTSLLKKLAPQSYKQANESNSDNIALGSIDEVLHNMDQNLFRSLSKLCPKPRMLVCAPSNAATDELLARCLDRGFIDGEMKVYRPDVARVGVDSQSRAAQAVSVERRTEQLLIKSREEVSKWMQDLRGQEAYFSAHIADLQSRLSMAAVDGRSQGSVGVDPDVLIAREQNRDLLLQNLAAAVESRDKVLVEISRLLILEARFRAGSNFNMEEARASLEASFANEAEIVFTTVSSSGRKLFSRLTHGFDMVVIDEAAQASEVGVLPPLALGAPRCVLVGDPQQLPATVISKAAGTLMYSRSLFERFQQAGCPTMLLSVQYRMHPQIRDFPSRYFYQGRLTDSESVVGLPDELYYKDPLLRPYLFYDVTYGRESHRGGSVSYQNIHEAHLCLQLYEHLQKTLKSLGQGRVTVGIITPYKLQLKCLQHEFAPILKSEEGKDIYINTVDAFQGQERDVIIMSCVRASNHGVGFVADIRRMNVALTRARRALWVIGNANSLVQSDDWAALVTDAKARNCYMDMDSLPKEFLAPKGMHGKGSFNTRVSRLGGPRHRPMDMHLESRSGTPSEEDDNTGGPVISRNGGYRPYKAPMDNLDEFDQPGDKFRDAWQYGIQKKQSSSSIVGKRDL, from the exons ATGGGTTCTCGAGGAAGGCTATTATTTGATCTTAATGAACCCCCTGCTGAGGATGGTGAGGAGACCGATGTCATTTGCTTGCAACCACAGAAG CCTTTTGTCCGGCCCAAAGTCGCTTCTGGCCCTGAAGCAGGTTCTGAGCAGAAGATAGCAGGGGATCATCAGAAACCCAAGCTTGCATCACCAGCAAAATCAATTAATGGTGATAATGCAAAAACAGCAGCATCATTGGTTTCAGGTTTAGCAGATCCGGGAGCTGAAGAAAGAGAAGAGGGGGAGTGGTCTGACATAGAGGGTTCTGCTGATGCACCTGCAGGCAGCAGTTTTCTTGAGCTGAGGAAAGCTTCACAAGTGTGTCAAAGGTCTGAGTCAATGGAATGTACTGCCTCTGGTATGGCTACGGAGAATATTTCTGGCATCACCAAGATTACTGATAATATCAAGGTTGAAAGCGGAGGCCGTATTTCACAGGATTTAGATCCGAGATTGAATGATCAGAAAAGTAATAGTAGCAGAAATTCAAATTCCAATGCTAACGGTGATGCATCCATGGACAGTCAGGAAGAAAATGCATCAGTGCCAAAAACAAGGGAAGTTAAAGGTGTTGAAGCAAATCATGCACTTAAGAGTGCCAATAATCTGGGGAAGAGAAGGATAGACCACCACAAAGAAGCAATGCTAGGGAAGAAGCGTAATAGACAGACTATGTTAATTAATATTGATGAAGTCAAGCAAGCTGGTCCAATCAAATCTTCAACACCTAGAAGACCACCAACTATGCTTCGTACTGTGAAGGAGGTTCGCACGGTCACTCCATCATCAGAACATGGTGAAAAGCACACTAATCCAGTGATTAAGGATCAGAAGCAAGTTGACTGGTCGTTGAATGAGGGAGGCATGTCATCAGAGTCCTATCAACCAAAAAATGAATGTAATGGTGATATCAGTTCTGGACAACTATCAAGGCCTAGGAGGCTGAACAGTGATGCTGATTTAACAACAGAAGGACACCTACCACCCATTCCAAGACAGAGTTCTTGGAAGCAGCCTACTGATTTAAGGGCGCCAAAAAACTCACAATTTTCTGGAAGGAAACCAGCTTTGATTGGTCAAAATTCCATAGACTCGAAGCTGGGAAACAAGAAACATCCTCCTGCCAAGAAGCCAGCTGCTACAAGTACCCAATATCAAGACACATCAGTTGAACGTCTCATAAGGGAGGTGACTAATGAGAAATTCTGGCATCATCCAG AAGACTCTGATCTCCAGTGTGTTCCTGGAAGGTTTGAATCTGTTGAAGAGTATGTCAGGGTTTTTGAGCCTTTACTTTTTGAAGAATGTCGAGCACAGTTATACAGCACCTGGGAAGAGTTGGCTGAAACAAATGCTCATGTAATGGTTCGTATAAAGAGCGTTGAAAGACGAGAAAGAG GATGGTATGATGTGATAGTTCTTCCAATAAATGAGTACAAATGGACATTCAAGGAGGGTGATGTTGCAGTTCTTTCAACACCTAGGCCAGGAACAG TCAGACCCAAGAGGACCAACACCTCCACaaatgaagatgatgatgatgccgACACCGGTGAACGCGTGGCTGGTACTGTTAGAAGACATACCCCCTTGGATACTCGTGATCCTCCTGGTGCAATCCTTCATTTTTTTGTTGGGGACTCCTATGATCCTTACAG CAAGGCTGATGAAGATCATATTCTAAGAAAACTCCAGCCCAGAAGCACCTGGTTTCTAACTGTGCTCGGTTCTCTAGCAACTACTCAGCGGGAATATGTTGCCTTGCATGCATTTTGTCGTCTCAATTCACAG ATGCAAACCGCAATATTAAAGCCCAGTCCTGATCATTTCCCCAAATATGAGCAACAGACTCCTTCAATGCCTGAGTGCTTCACCCAGAATTTTGTTGACCATTTGCATAGGACCTTCAATGGACCTCAGTTGGCAGCAATTCATTGGGCTGCAATGCATACTGCTGCTGGTACTAGTAGTGGAACGACAAAGCGGCAAGATCCATGGCCCTTTACCCTTGTTCAAGGGCCACCTGGAACAGGTAAGACCCATACTGTTTGGGGGATGCTTAATGTAATCCATTTGGTCCAATATCAGCAGTACTATACTTCTTTGCTTAAGAAACTTgccccccagagctataagcaAGCCAACGAAAGCAATTCTGACAACATTGCGTTGGGTTCAATTGATGAAGTTCTTCATAACATGGACCAAAATCTGTTTCGATCTCTATCAAAACTCTGTCCAAAGCCCAGAATGTTGGTTTGTGCTCCTTCCAATGCTGCAACTGATGAGCTTCTTGCACGTTGTCTTGATCGGGGGTTCATTGATGGTGAGATGAAAGTTTATCGGCCAGATGTGGCTAGGGTGGGGGTTGATTCACAATCACGTGCTGCCCAGGCAGTTTCTGTTGAGAGGAGAACTGAACAGCTGTTAATCAAGAGTCGAGAGGAAGTGTCAAAATGGATGCAAGATTTAAGAGGTCAAGAAGCTTATTTTTCTGCTCACATAGCTGATCTGCAAAGCAGACTTAGCATGGCAGCTGTGGATGGTCGTTCTCAAGGATCTGTTGGTGTTGATCCTGATGTTCTTATTGCCCGGGAGCAAAATCGAGATTTGTTATTGCAAAATCTTGCTGCAGCTGTTGAAAGCAGGGATAAAGTTCTAGTTGAGATTTCTCGCCTCCTGATTTTAGAAGCCAGGTTTCGTGCTGGTAGTAATTTCAACATGGAGGAAGCTCGTGCTAGTCTGGAGGCAAGTTTTGCCAATGAGGCAGAGATTGTTTTCACCACTGTGTCAAGCAGCGGTCGTAAGTTGTTCTCTCGGCTTACACATGGTTTTGATATGGTGGTTATTGATGAAGCCGCTCAAGCCAGTGAAGTAGGTGTTCTTCCTCCTTTAGCTCTCGGTGCTCCACGCTGTGTTCTTGTGGGGGATCCTCAACAGCTTCCTGCAACTGTTATCAGCAAGGCAGCAGGAACCTTAATGTATAGTAGAAGCCTTTTTGAAAGGTTTCAACAAGCGGGATGCCCAACAATGTTGTTATCGGTGCAGTATAGGATGCATCCCCAAATCCGAGATTTCCCTTCGCGGTACTTCTACCAAGGCCGTCTTACTGACAGTGAAAGTGTTGTTGGCTTACCTGATGAATTGTACTACAAGGATCCGTTACTCAGACCATATTTATTTTATGATGTTACTTATGGGCGGGAATCCCACAGGGGTGGATCAGTATCGTATCAGAACATACACGAAGCACACTTATGTCTTCAGCTGTACGAGCATCTTCAGAAAACCCTGAAATCCTTGGGTCAGGGGAGAGTCACTGTTGGCATAATCACACCATACAAACTACAACTGAAATGCCTTCAACATGAATTTGCACCAATTTTAAAGTCAGAAGAAGGGAAAGACATCTATATCAATACTGTTGATGCTTTTCAGGGGCAAGAGCGAGATGTCATTATTATGTCTTGTGTGCGTGCCTCAAATCACGGTGTCGGCTTTGTTGCTGATATCCGCAGGATGAATGTTGCTCTCACACGTGCAAGAAGGGCGCTATGG GTTATAGGGAACGCAAATTCTCTGGTGCAATCTGATGACTGGGCCGCATTGGTTACTGATGCTAAAGCTAGGAACTGCTATATGGACATGGACTCTCTCCCAAAAGAGTTTTTGGCCCCGAAAGGAATGCACGGCAAAGGTTCCTTCAATACAAGGGTTTCAAGGTTAGGCGGACCGAGACACAGACCAATGGATATGCACTTGGAGTCCAGATCAGGAACCCCATCAGAAGAAGATGACAACACAGGTGGACCTGTTATCTCTAGGAATGGGGGTTATAGACCCTATAAAGCACCAATGGATAATTTAGATGAGTTTGATCAACCGGGTGATAAATTTAGAGATGCCTGGCAATACGGCATACAGAAGAAGCAGAGTTCTTCCAGCATTGTGGGAAAGAGAGACTTGTAG